The bacterium DNA window ATTATTTGGATAAGACGGGTAAGGGAGTAAGTAGTTCTAAAAAATTAAGTTACGTTTTTTTAATTATGGTTTTACCAGTTTTACTTATTATTGTTCAACCGGATCTTGGTACCGCAATCTCTCTAATTTTTATTATCTTTGCTGTTGTATTCGTCTCGGAAGGAAGCATTCGGAATATGTTGATTGTAATTGGAATAAGTCTTGCTAGTTGTCCGTTTTTATGGAGATTTTTAAGAACATATCAGAAGAAAAGACTGCTGGTTTTCATGAATCCAGATGTAGATCCTTTAGGTGCTGGTTATGCTATAATTCAATCAAAGATAGCTGTTGGAGCCGGTGGATTATTTGGATATGGATGGAAAAGAGGTTACCAGACGCACCTTAACTTCATACCGGAACATCACACGGATTTTATCTTCTCAACAATAGCCGAGGAATGGGGATTTATAGGAGCATGCGCATTGTTGTTACTTTATGCTGTTCTCCTTTGGCGTATGTTTAGTATAGCAAGCCTGGTAAGAGATAAATTGGGCTTACTTATAATTGTTGGGGTAATTTCTCTTTTTGGGGTACAGGTTTTTATCAACATAGGAATGGCAATAGGGATAATGCCTATCACAGGGCTTACACTGCCGTTTTTGAGTTATGGAGGCTCATCCTTAATTGTAAATATGTGTTTAATAGGGTTAGTGCTTAATATAGGAATGAGGAGGTTTAGAATCTAAATATGAATGTTATAGGAGTTGGGGTAGATCTAGTTGAGGTAAATAGAATTGAAACCGCTATTAGAAGATTTGGAGATAGATTCCTGAAGAAAATATACACAGACATGGAAATAAAATACTGCAATACAGGAAAAGTAGCCTGCCAGCATTTTGCGGGGAAGTTTGCAGCAAAGGAAGCGGTATACAAAACATTAAATATTGATTGTGTTGTAAAATGGACAGAGATAGAAGTTAAAAATTTAGAACAAGGTCGTCCGTATGTAGTTCTTCATGGTAAAGTAAAGAAAATTGCTAAAGAAAAGAATATTTCAAGCATTTTGGTAAGCATTTCTCATATAAAGACTCGCGCAGTAGCTTCTGCAGTGGCTCTGAGTGTTTAAAATATCGGAATATAAAAATCTCTCCTTGTCTTTTATTTCAGGAATACTGCTTGCAATTTCCTTTCCCAAAATTGATTTTGAATATGGTGCATGGATAGCTCTAGTTCCACTATTCCTGATTTTAGTAAATGTTGATTCAAAAAAAGCTTTCACTTTCTCCTATGTAACAGGGGTAGTTTTTTTTGCATCCACAATTTATTGGATATCCTTTGTCAGCACATTAGGCACGGTGCTGCTTGTTTTATATCTTAGTCTTTACATAGCTGTATTTGGAGTTCTTACAAACTGTCTTTTTAGGAAGCTCAAATTTCCGCTAGCATTTATTGCTCCTCCTGTCTGGATATTGCTCGAATTCGCAAGAGCACATCTTCTCACAGGCTTTCCATGGGCATTATTAGGCTATTCTCAGTATAAACAGATTACACTTATTCAGAGTGCATCTTTTATTAGTGTTTATGGCATATCATGTTTGATTGTTTTAATTAATGCCTCAATTGCCGACGTATGGTTGTTTTTTAAGAATAGAAGGGGAGACTGGAGGTTCTTAATATGTCCAGTATTATCAGTTATTGCTGTTATCGTTTTTTTTATTTATGGCAATATCAGTATAAGGACAGAAAAGAGAGAAAGTGTTGAAGAGAGTATTAAGGTTGGAATTGTTCAGCCAAACATAATGCAAGAAGAAAAAGCAGAAGATAATTATAGCTCAAGAGAGAGAGTTCTAAATGTT harbors:
- the acpS gene encoding holo-ACP synthase; translated protein: MNVIGVGVDLVEVNRIETAIRRFGDRFLKKIYTDMEIKYCNTGKVACQHFAGKFAAKEAVYKTLNIDCVVKWTEIEVKNLEQGRPYVVLHGKVKKIAKEKNISSILVSISHIKTRAVASAVALSV
- the rodA gene encoding rod shape-determining protein RodA, which translates into the protein MIDRRLLENFDFILFFTTIILCLAGIIFIKSATSALEIDYAKRQLLYFSIGLVGLIIAVMFNYSKIAKHTILIYVLSILLLMMVFLIGKGIGGAKRWISLGIVSFQPSELFKITSILMIAYYLDKTGKGVSSSKKLSYVFLIMVLPVLLIIVQPDLGTAISLIFIIFAVVFVSEGSIRNMLIVIGISLASCPFLWRFLRTYQKKRLLVFMNPDVDPLGAGYAIIQSKIAVGAGGLFGYGWKRGYQTHLNFIPEHHTDFIFSTIAEEWGFIGACALLLLYAVLLWRMFSIASLVRDKLGLLIIVGVISLFGVQVFINIGMAIGIMPITGLTLPFLSYGGSSLIVNMCLIGLVLNIGMRRFRI